One window of Bactrocera tryoni isolate S06 chromosome 2, CSIRO_BtryS06_freeze2, whole genome shotgun sequence genomic DNA carries:
- the LOC120768136 gene encoding uncharacterized protein LOC120768136, which produces MQRRRLGSVGDSAPPSESSEGTNSSEQNELMINPDWSAHSHTSSVHTHTNTHTTASSTNNTNTANNHNSTYFVGSDVDADTLSIDTTSNSNLSEYERGQVESFFGGLGTDIFVCSSLANLYEGTGKEGDWRLVFTGIPVVLHDRGSARSRATSRVTLVLAERGSCFALWSDRIDNLSNYRFAGPSFHTMCLSTNHQQLIGFSFDSTDSACELYHHIEKLVSDPENIALSLPGKKKKLKQKRVKPAPLPPKSQISQPCQFQHVTSVTKDDTDRYYSMQAFAPQSLKHR; this is translated from the coding sequence ATGCAACGTCGTCGTTTAGGCTCGGTCGGCGATTCGGCGCCACCATCCGAATCCTCCGAGGGTACGAATTCATCCGAACAGAATGAGCTGATGATCAATCCCGATTGGTCGGCACACTCACACACCTCGTCGGTACAtacgcacacaaacacgcacaccACTGCATCATCGACGAACAACACGAATACAGCAAATAATCACAACAGCACATATTTCGTTGGCTCCGATGTGGACGCCGACACGCTAAGCATCGATACAACGAGCAATTCAAATCTCTCCGAGTATGAGCGCGGTCAAGTGGAGAGCTTTTTCGGCGGTTTGGGTACCGATATTTTCGTCTGCTCATCGCTGGCCAATCTATATGAAGGCACCGGCAAAGAGGGTGATTGGCGTCTCGTCTTCACCGGCATACCAGTCGTTTTACATGATCGTGGCAGCGCGCGCTCACGCGCCACATCACGTGTCACATTGGTGTTGGCCGAACGTGGCTCATGTTTTGCACTCTGGTCAGATCGCATTGATAATTTGTCCAATTATCGTTTCGCCGGTCCATCCTTTCACACGATGTGCCTCTCAACGAATCATCAACAGCTGATTGGCTTCAGTTTCGATTCAACCGATTCGGCTTGCGAACTCTATCATCACATTGAGAAGCTGGTGAGTGATCCGGAAAATATAGCGCTCTCACTGCCGGgcaagaagaagaagctaaAGCAGAAGCGTGTCAAGCCAGCGCCATTGCCGCCCAAATCGCAAATCTCGCAACCATGTCAATTCCAGCATGTCACGAGCGTTACGAAGGACGATACGGATCGGTACTATAGCATGCAAGCCTTTGCGCCACAGTCGCTGAAGCACCGTTGA